A genomic segment from Syntrophotalea acetylenivorans encodes:
- a CDS encoding aminotransferase class IV: MLIYNLNGEFVDAADANLACNDSAVLFGDSLFETFKAQDGHIQFLDQHLDRLELGARLLNFPCDRPALRSALLETAARLTAPMARLRLTLSRGPMTSLAFPSAVSGHFFINAGPYQEPDSAELQQGVICVFAPNRRVNPLSHLPQLKRGNYADCLYAADYARRKGAREALFNEDGQVLEGATSNLFMIKNDTLLTPPAGELVLAGIIRRQVLLAAADRGLSAEERPISEEDLFNADEAFLTNSLIGLLPIAQIENRSMKRGLWTARLATAVAQAAAAVFGAENGTNRKNF, encoded by the coding sequence ATGCTGATTTACAACCTCAACGGCGAGTTTGTCGATGCCGCCGATGCCAACCTGGCCTGCAACGATAGCGCGGTGCTCTTCGGCGACAGCCTGTTTGAAACCTTCAAAGCACAGGACGGACATATCCAGTTTCTCGATCAGCACCTAGATCGTTTGGAGCTGGGCGCCCGCCTGCTCAACTTCCCCTGTGATCGACCAGCCCTGCGCAGCGCCCTGCTGGAAACCGCCGCGCGCCTCACCGCACCGATGGCCCGTCTGCGCCTGACCCTCAGCCGCGGACCGATGACCAGCCTCGCTTTTCCGTCAGCCGTTTCCGGCCATTTCTTCATCAACGCCGGTCCCTATCAAGAACCCGATTCCGCAGAACTGCAGCAAGGTGTGATCTGCGTCTTCGCCCCCAATCGGCGGGTCAACCCCCTGTCCCACTTGCCTCAATTAAAGCGGGGGAACTACGCCGACTGTCTGTACGCCGCTGACTACGCTCGCCGCAAGGGAGCACGAGAAGCCCTTTTCAACGAGGACGGTCAAGTGCTGGAGGGCGCCACCAGCAACCTGTTTATGATCAAAAACGACACCCTGCTCACTCCCCCCGCCGGCGAACTGGTATTGGCCGGCATCATCCGCCGCCAAGTTCTGTTAGCTGCTGCAGACCGGGGATTATCCGCGGAGGAGCGGCCAATTTCTGAAGAGGACCTTTTTAACGCCGACGAGGCCTTCCTGACCAACTCGCTCATCGGTCTGCTGCCTATTGCCCAAATTGAAAACCGATCCATGAAACGCGGTCTCTGGACAGCACGTCTGGCAACCGCAGTCGCTCAAGCCGCAGCAGCAGTCTTCGGAGCTGAAAACGGCACTAACAGAAAAAATTTCTGA
- a CDS encoding SIR2 family NAD-dependent protein deacylase, with translation MGRSRGVEAGLALSEAKTLVITAGAGMGVDSGLPDFRGPHGFWQAYPMYQQLGIDFVDAANPKHFDDNPAFAWGFYGHRTELYRQTVPHRGFNLLRDWIERYSLESFVVTSNVDGQFQKAGFAEEQILEVHGSIHHLQCAVPCCSQIWTNFESIPVDHTTMKAQDIPRCPRCGAVCRPNILMFGDATWLAERSEVQHRRFENFLGAARTPLVVVELGAGTTIPTIRNLSERLASNYGGTLIRINPREGQVPAGQVSYAMRALEGLQQIEMALQEQAE, from the coding sequence ATGGGGCGTTCAAGAGGTGTCGAGGCTGGTTTAGCACTGTCCGAAGCTAAAACTCTGGTCATTACTGCCGGGGCCGGAATGGGGGTTGATTCCGGGTTGCCTGACTTTCGTGGACCGCACGGATTCTGGCAAGCCTATCCAATGTATCAGCAACTTGGCATCGATTTTGTCGATGCCGCAAATCCCAAACATTTTGATGATAATCCAGCTTTCGCTTGGGGGTTTTATGGACATCGCACAGAGCTCTACCGACAGACTGTTCCTCATCGGGGCTTTAATCTGCTGAGGGATTGGATTGAACGTTATTCACTGGAAAGTTTTGTCGTCACGTCCAACGTTGATGGTCAGTTTCAAAAGGCTGGATTTGCTGAAGAGCAGATTCTCGAGGTACATGGTTCCATCCATCACCTGCAATGTGCGGTGCCCTGCTGTAGCCAGATCTGGACGAATTTTGAATCCATCCCGGTTGATCATACCACCATGAAGGCTCAGGATATTCCCCGTTGTCCCCGGTGTGGAGCTGTCTGTAGGCCAAACATTCTTATGTTTGGCGATGCGACTTGGCTTGCCGAACGTAGCGAGGTTCAACACCGCCGTTTTGAGAATTTTTTAGGTGCGGCAAGAACTCCGCTAGTTGTGGTCGAATTGGGGGCCGGGACCACCATTCCGACCATTCGTAATTTATCAGAAAGGCTGGCAAGTAACTACGGAGGAACGTTGATTCGCATCAATCCCCGCGAAGGGCAGGTCCCGGCGGGGCAGGTATCTTATGCAATGAGGGCGTTGGAAGGGCTGCAACAGATTGAAATGGCATTGCAAGAGCAAGCCGAATAG
- a CDS encoding methyl-accepting chemotaxis protein, producing MTWQNIRLSGKFAIGFGLVLLLLSLVAGWSILGVGNIVGDAKEVIAGNALRAEMIQREVDHLEWANQVNALLTNDQITKLDVQTDPHKCGFGKWYYGQGRQHAEALVPELKPILAQIEAPHRSLHESAVTIGQTFRQADLTLPKFIAEKETDHLAWANAILAVFAENKTQLNAQTDPHRCGLGKFLESDKAKRAAASDPELARLFQEIREPHTRLHQSAIEIKKNLTNRKKAYSIFQSQTLPALAETQAQLQKLKQRSEELVAGMQEASSIYATRTMPALEQVKTLLGSVIKTADDNIMTDDEMLHAASGTRTGNIVLVAIALPLGIFFAWIIAKGIIGPMKQSCAMIEEMEKGHLNMRLNLTRQDEIGQMAQSMDRFADSLQEEMVGSLQKLAASDLTFEVTPRDSQDTIRGALKQLGQDLNSLVAQIFTSGEQIATGSSQVADGSQSLSQGATESAASVEQITASMTELASQTKQNADNATQANQLVVQAKEAAEKGNHQMQDMVAAMAEINEAGQNISKIIKVIDEIAFQTNLLALNAAVEAARAGQHGKGFAVVAEEVRNLAARSAQAAKETAELIEGSVQKTANGTQIAGQTEIALKEIVTAVIKATDLVSEIAAASNEQSQGIGQINQGLNQIDQVTQQNTANAEESAAAAEELSGQAEQLRQMLSRFKLSDQVSVTRNIVDSAADTPSFMPGSGLASTTVQPPAQPVIALDDSEFGKY from the coding sequence ATGACTTGGCAAAACATTAGATTAAGCGGCAAATTTGCTATCGGTTTTGGTTTGGTATTACTACTACTGTCATTGGTTGCCGGGTGGTCGATCCTTGGGGTTGGCAATATCGTAGGCGATGCCAAAGAGGTAATCGCCGGCAATGCCCTGAGAGCGGAGATGATCCAGCGGGAGGTCGACCATCTCGAGTGGGCCAATCAGGTCAACGCCCTGCTTACCAACGACCAAATCACTAAGCTGGATGTACAAACCGACCCCCATAAATGCGGTTTCGGCAAATGGTATTACGGCCAAGGCCGTCAACATGCCGAGGCCCTGGTTCCCGAACTGAAACCGATACTGGCACAGATCGAAGCCCCCCATCGCTCCCTGCACGAATCTGCGGTGACCATCGGCCAGACCTTTCGACAGGCGGACCTCACTTTACCCAAATTCATCGCCGAAAAAGAGACCGACCATCTGGCCTGGGCCAATGCCATCTTGGCCGTATTTGCAGAAAACAAGACCCAACTCAATGCGCAGACCGATCCCCACCGGTGCGGCTTGGGGAAATTTCTCGAAAGTGACAAAGCCAAACGAGCCGCCGCCTCCGATCCGGAACTGGCGCGGCTGTTTCAAGAGATAAGAGAACCGCACACCCGTCTGCATCAATCAGCTATAGAGATCAAAAAGAACCTGACCAACAGGAAAAAAGCCTACAGCATTTTCCAGAGCCAAACCCTTCCGGCCCTGGCTGAAACCCAGGCCCAATTGCAGAAATTAAAACAGCGCTCTGAGGAACTGGTCGCCGGCATGCAAGAAGCCAGCAGCATCTACGCCACCAGAACCATGCCCGCCCTGGAGCAAGTCAAAACTTTGCTCGGTTCGGTGATCAAAACCGCCGATGACAATATTATGACCGACGATGAGATGCTGCATGCCGCCAGCGGTACCCGCACCGGCAATATCGTGCTGGTGGCTATTGCCCTGCCCCTGGGTATTTTCTTTGCCTGGATTATCGCCAAAGGCATTATCGGGCCCATGAAACAAAGCTGCGCCATGATCGAAGAGATGGAAAAAGGCCATCTGAACATGCGACTCAACCTCACCCGTCAGGATGAAATCGGCCAGATGGCCCAGAGCATGGACCGCTTTGCCGACAGCTTACAAGAGGAAATGGTCGGTTCGTTGCAAAAACTTGCGGCCAGTGACCTGACCTTTGAGGTCACCCCCAGAGATAGTCAGGATACCATTCGCGGCGCCTTGAAGCAGCTGGGGCAAGACCTCAATTCTCTGGTCGCCCAGATTTTTACCTCGGGAGAACAGATAGCTACAGGTTCTTCCCAAGTAGCCGACGGGAGTCAATCTCTCTCGCAAGGGGCCACCGAGTCGGCCGCTTCTGTGGAGCAAATTACCGCTTCGATGACGGAGTTGGCCTCTCAGACCAAACAAAACGCGGACAACGCCACTCAGGCAAACCAACTTGTCGTTCAAGCCAAAGAAGCTGCAGAAAAAGGTAATCATCAGATGCAGGATATGGTTGCGGCCATGGCTGAGATCAATGAAGCCGGTCAGAACATCTCTAAGATCATCAAAGTAATCGACGAGATCGCCTTCCAAACCAACCTGCTGGCGCTGAACGCCGCAGTCGAAGCGGCCCGTGCCGGCCAACACGGTAAAGGATTCGCGGTCGTCGCCGAAGAAGTACGCAATCTGGCCGCCCGCAGCGCCCAGGCGGCCAAGGAGACTGCAGAACTGATCGAGGGTTCGGTACAAAAAACCGCCAACGGCACTCAGATCGCGGGTCAGACGGAGATTGCCCTCAAAGAAATCGTCACAGCGGTGATCAAGGCAACTGATCTGGTCAGCGAAATTGCCGCGGCATCAAACGAGCAATCTCAAGGCATCGGCCAGATCAACCAAGGCCTTAATCAAATCGACCAAGTGACCCAGCAAAATACCGCCAATGCCGAAGAGAGCGCAGCGGCAGCCGAAGAGCTGTCGGGTCAGGCCGAGCAACTGCGTCAGATGCTGTCCCGGTTCAAGCTTAGCGACCAAGTGAGTGTAACGAGAAACATAGTTGACAGCGCCGCTGACACACCTTCATTCATGCCCGGTTCTGGGTTAGCATCAACCACAGTTCAGCCTCCGGCACAACCTGTTATTGCCCTGGATGACAGCGAGTTCGGAAAATACTGA
- a CDS encoding MFS transporter — protein MSRTARVSPGAVLFVVCSALFLMPFMLSAVAVALPTIGRSLQASALQVGLVETLYVLSVAVFLLPMGRFGDVYGRRRVFIWGIFLFTLATALIALSLSIEMLIAMRLLQGVGSAMVNASSLALVVSVFPSEKRGRVLGIAISTVYAGISCGPPIGGLLTSYFGWRAVFVPGVVLGLLSSWLTLVRMRSEWHEAAGEPFDWGGSLVYALAISAITLGGSRLDAGGWAVGLLLLGILFMGLFVALERRCRYPILDIDLLTGNRIFALSNVAAFINYGSTFGVVFFLSLYLQYAKGMIPRDAGLLLMLQPLVQMLLAPVGGRLADRFPAARIATLGMTLCCCGLLLAANIDLDMHLSLVVGTLLLLGLGYGFFSTPNTSVIMGCLDKRYLGVASGLTGTMRSLGMTFSMIVVTLSFSLFMDGEAISSASIPSFMRSMRSDMLFFCILSVIGIGCSLGRLSLFAWKPGRKAEL, from the coding sequence ATGAGTCGCACTGCCCGCGTTTCTCCAGGCGCAGTGCTGTTCGTGGTCTGCTCGGCCCTGTTTCTCATGCCTTTCATGTTGTCTGCTGTGGCGGTGGCTTTGCCGACCATCGGCCGAAGTTTGCAGGCCAGTGCTCTGCAGGTCGGCCTGGTCGAAACATTGTATGTTCTTTCAGTGGCGGTGTTTCTGTTGCCCATGGGACGATTCGGTGATGTCTATGGTCGACGGCGAGTCTTCATCTGGGGGATTTTTCTATTTACCCTCGCCACCGCACTAATCGCCCTGTCATTGAGTATCGAAATGCTGATTGCTATGCGGTTGTTGCAGGGCGTCGGATCAGCCATGGTCAATGCCAGTAGCCTGGCACTGGTGGTGTCGGTCTTTCCTTCTGAAAAGCGTGGCCGAGTGCTTGGTATCGCCATTAGCACCGTCTACGCCGGAATCTCCTGCGGGCCGCCTATCGGCGGGCTGCTGACCAGCTATTTCGGCTGGCGCGCGGTCTTTGTGCCCGGTGTGGTGTTGGGCCTGCTGTCCTCGTGGTTGACCCTGGTACGTATGCGCTCAGAATGGCATGAAGCAGCCGGCGAACCCTTTGACTGGGGTGGGAGTCTGGTTTATGCCCTGGCAATCTCGGCAATAACTTTGGGCGGCTCTCGCCTTGATGCCGGTGGTTGGGCGGTCGGTTTGCTCTTGTTGGGGATATTGTTTATGGGGTTATTCGTAGCCTTGGAACGCCGCTGCCGCTATCCCATATTAGATATCGACCTGCTGACCGGAAATCGTATTTTTGCGCTGAGCAATGTCGCTGCTTTTATCAACTACGGTTCGACATTCGGCGTGGTCTTTTTTTTGAGTCTTTACCTGCAGTATGCAAAAGGGATGATCCCACGGGACGCCGGTCTGCTGTTGATGCTGCAACCGCTGGTACAGATGCTGCTGGCGCCTGTTGGCGGCCGCCTGGCCGATCGCTTTCCTGCTGCCCGGATCGCAACTCTCGGCATGACTCTGTGTTGCTGTGGATTACTGCTAGCCGCCAATATCGATCTTGATATGCACTTATCTCTGGTGGTTGGAACTCTGCTTTTGCTGGGGTTGGGGTACGGGTTCTTTTCTACCCCCAATACCAGCGTTATCATGGGCTGCCTCGACAAACGTTATCTCGGTGTGGCGTCCGGCTTGACCGGAACCATGCGTTCCCTGGGAATGACCTTCAGTATGATTGTCGTTACCCTCAGCTTCTCTTTATTCATGGACGGGGAGGCCATATCTTCGGCCTCCATTCCTTCTTTCATGCGCAGCATGCGAAGCGATATGCTGTTTTTTTGTATTCTCTCGGTGATCGGAATTGGCTGTTCTCTGGGGAGGCTGTCTTTGTTCGCATGGAAACCGGGCAGAAAAGCAGAGCTCTGA
- a CDS encoding DsrE family protein, with translation MNKNALVVFNGELLCFAHVLLNALDMIDRGQEATIIFEGQSVKLVAELEKPDNAFHQLYGKARQAGLIRGACKACSAKLGALEAVQAANLPLLEGMSGHPPLGELQQQGYTVVTF, from the coding sequence ATGAACAAAAATGCTTTGGTTGTATTCAACGGCGAACTGCTCTGTTTTGCGCACGTCCTGCTAAACGCTCTGGATATGATAGATCGGGGCCAGGAAGCGACGATCATTTTCGAAGGTCAGTCGGTTAAACTGGTGGCTGAACTGGAAAAGCCGGACAATGCCTTTCATCAACTCTACGGCAAAGCCCGCCAGGCCGGGTTGATCCGTGGCGCCTGTAAGGCCTGCTCGGCCAAGCTCGGCGCGCTTGAGGCGGTGCAGGCTGCCAATCTGCCGCTACTGGAAGGTATGAGTGGTCATCCTCCTTTGGGTGAGTTGCAGCAGCAAGGCTATACAGTGGTGACCTTCTGA
- a CDS encoding phosphate-starvation-inducible PsiE family protein: protein MEKALTLFEKLIIVVLLGLMMLAVFVSTIELGVILFQELMKPPKYLLDVKEMLEVFGFFLMVLIGLELLESIRAYLQEHRVPAKVVVLVALVAVSRKIIILDYKETSSEMLYGMSAVILSLSIAYFLVRRALHWKIPVTHSPPEACKIMKEGAREPDTDR from the coding sequence GTGGAAAAGGCCCTGACCCTTTTTGAAAAACTAATTATTGTCGTGTTGCTCGGTCTCATGATGCTGGCGGTTTTCGTATCGACAATTGAATTGGGAGTTATTCTTTTTCAGGAACTCATGAAGCCACCAAAGTATCTTCTTGACGTAAAGGAAATGCTGGAAGTCTTCGGCTTCTTTCTTATGGTTTTGATCGGCCTGGAACTTCTGGAAAGTATCAGGGCGTATCTGCAAGAACATAGGGTCCCAGCCAAGGTGGTCGTGCTGGTGGCACTTGTTGCCGTGTCCAGAAAAATTATCATTCTCGATTACAAAGAGACCTCTTCCGAGATGTTGTATGGGATGTCCGCTGTTATTTTATCCCTAAGTATCGCTTATTTTTTGGTGCGGCGAGCTTTGCACTGGAAGATCCCTGTAACACATTCGCCGCCAGAAGCCTGTAAAATCATGAAGGAGGGTGCCCGTGAGCCAGATACTGATCGGTAA
- a CDS encoding DUF4405 domain-containing protein, which translates to MNLKRIASLTAFVSLFFILLTSAVLYIVPQGRVAYWANWKLWGLSKEQWAAIHINVGILFLISLALHTCYNWQSITLYLKDKRRQLKVFTVNFNIALLVTAFFVVGTYTEMSPFSNIIAINAGIKEAAARKYGEPPYGHAELSTLRAFTRHLDIDLEDAIKALAAAGFAVESDSQSLKEVAVANGVAPQAIYLAMLESFTDMQSGERMPQRPRQGAGRLTLEGLCAQYGLNMDLVRKVLAEENIRFREGMNLRQIAELNKLSPIDVYGKIRQVAEDKERR; encoded by the coding sequence ATGAATCTGAAACGCATTGCTTCCCTGACCGCTTTTGTGTCTCTGTTCTTTATTCTCCTTACCAGCGCCGTGCTTTACATCGTTCCCCAGGGGCGGGTGGCCTATTGGGCCAACTGGAAATTGTGGGGCCTGTCCAAAGAGCAATGGGCCGCTATTCATATCAATGTGGGGATATTGTTCCTGATCTCCCTGGCGCTGCATACCTGTTACAATTGGCAGAGTATCACTCTCTACTTGAAGGATAAACGTCGGCAGTTAAAAGTTTTTACCGTCAACTTCAACATCGCCCTGCTGGTGACGGCGTTTTTTGTGGTGGGGACCTATACGGAGATGTCGCCTTTTTCGAATATTATCGCCATCAATGCCGGGATCAAGGAGGCGGCCGCCCGGAAATACGGTGAACCGCCCTACGGTCACGCCGAGCTGTCTACCCTCAGGGCCTTTACCCGCCATTTGGATATCGACCTTGAAGACGCTATTAAAGCTCTGGCGGCCGCAGGGTTCGCCGTCGAGTCCGACTCTCAATCCCTCAAGGAAGTCGCCGTCGCCAACGGCGTCGCTCCCCAGGCCATTTATCTGGCCATGCTGGAAAGCTTCACCGATATGCAGTCAGGGGAGCGAATGCCGCAACGGCCCCGTCAGGGAGCGGGCAGGCTGACGTTGGAAGGGTTGTGCGCCCAGTACGGTCTGAATATGGACCTTGTCAGGAAGGTGCTTGCGGAAGAAAATATCCGGTTCCGGGAAGGGATGAATCTGCGTCAGATTGCGGAGCTGAACAAATTGAGTCCGATCGACGTTTACGGCAAAATCAGGCAAGTCGCTGAAGACAAAGAGAGGAGGTAA
- a CDS encoding TolC family protein: protein MSIRRHRLALLFPLILTLTACIAVGPDYATPQVKLPSSWNGAVSAVNTATQPAEHTALHRWWKEMNDPLLNELATEALAANLDLATAKAQLREARAQRDIAAAELGPSVDASTSASRSRSSEESGSGNTRELYNAGFDASWEADVFGGLRRGVEAATAELEANVEVLRDTQVSLVAEVALNYVELRTAQRRLKIAEERIVSLEDTLQLARWRLQAGLVSELDVTQARTELENTRASLPPLRTSITEASNRLAVLLGRTPASCSPA, encoded by the coding sequence ATGAGTATTCGACGTCATAGATTGGCCTTACTTTTTCCCCTCATCCTCACCCTTACCGCCTGCATCGCGGTCGGACCGGATTACGCTACGCCACAGGTGAAACTTCCTTCCTCCTGGAACGGCGCGGTTTCGGCAGTCAATACGGCAACGCAACCTGCGGAACACACCGCCCTGCACCGATGGTGGAAGGAAATGAACGACCCGTTGCTGAACGAGCTGGCAACCGAAGCGTTGGCGGCCAACCTCGACTTGGCCACCGCCAAGGCACAACTACGAGAGGCCCGCGCGCAACGAGACATTGCCGCAGCAGAACTCGGTCCGTCGGTTGATGCATCAACCTCGGCTTCCCGCAGCCGGTCGAGCGAAGAAAGCGGTTCAGGCAATACCCGTGAATTATACAATGCCGGCTTTGATGCGAGTTGGGAAGCCGATGTCTTCGGCGGGTTGCGCCGCGGCGTTGAGGCCGCAACAGCCGAACTCGAGGCAAACGTCGAGGTTTTGCGCGACACCCAGGTCTCTCTGGTCGCCGAGGTGGCTCTCAACTACGTAGAGCTGCGCACCGCTCAGCGCCGCCTGAAGATTGCCGAAGAACGAATAGTCTCTTTGGAAGACACCCTCCAGCTTGCCCGCTGGCGGCTGCAAGCCGGACTGGTCTCTGAACTCGATGTCACCCAGGCCCGCACCGAACTGGAAAATACACGCGCCAGCTTGCCACCCCTGCGTACATCGATAACCGAGGCCAGCAACCGGCTGGCAGTACTTCTGGGACGCACCCCGGCGAGCTGCAGTCCCGCCTGA